A single genomic interval of Pyrus communis chromosome 7, drPyrComm1.1, whole genome shotgun sequence harbors:
- the LOC137739821 gene encoding probable serine/threonine-protein kinase PBL7, with product MGNSQGSFTNSREPPNALPHPLPLYTSSSLATDHHYCDYNDHRIKTLLKKMFREFGLACFLPPRQKKSNQKTPVDDDSNNNKKINLEHNKAWLLAESGGCGAELENADPHSVNSSFRFTFCSQVELDSMNMSSSAAATVLMVNLGNGMSESKAKEVKWRRFESLERSISPMAHTLIRYSYGEILAATRNFSKGRVLGRGALSCVFRGRVGILRTVVAIKRLDKEDKESAKAFCRELMISSSLHNPNVTPLVGFCIDPEEGLFLVYKYVSGGSLERHLHEKTRGGKGSATLPWFVRHKVAIGIAEAIAYLHNGTERCIVHRDIKPSNILLSSKKTAKLCDFGLATWTSAPSVPFLCKTVKGTFGYLAPEYFQHGKISDKTDVYAFGVVLLELITGRKPIEARRPQGEENLVLWAKPLLCKGKGAIEELLDPRIKCTSRNSNQIARMIEAAAACITSEESRRPSICEIMAILKGEEEPSVFKRKKPSFLGNGLSIDCYSQLQQTNSEMKSHLALAMLGVSEFEDDDHLYGR from the exons ATGGGTAACTCCCAAGGCAGCTTCACCAACTCCAGAGAGCCACCCAATGCccttcctcatcctcttcctctctaCACTTCCTCCTCTTTAGCCACAGATCACCACTACTGTGACTACAATGACCACAGAATCAAAACccttttgaagaaaatgttcagGGAGTTTGGCTTGGCCTGTTTTCTCCCACCTCGCCAGAAAAAGAGCAACCAGAAGACCCCAGTTGATGAcgacagcaacaacaacaagaagatAAATTTAGAGCACAACAAAGCGTGGCTGCTGGCGGAGTCTGGCGGGTGTGGGGCGGAGTTGGAAAATGCCGATCCCCATTCGGTTAACTCCTCTTTCAGATTCACCTTCTGCTCTCAGGTGGAGCTGGATTCCATGAACATGAGCTCCTCCGCCGCTGCAACGGTTCTAATGGTGAATTTGGGAAATGGGATGTCTGAATCCAAAGCTAAAGAGGTCAAGTGGAGGCGATTTGAGTCGTTGGAGAGGAGCATTTCCCCAATGGCTCACACTTTGATCAGATATAGCTACGGTGAAATTCTTGCTGCCACTCGCAATTTTTCGAAAG GTAGAGTTTTGGGGAGAGGAGCTTTGAGCTGTGTATTTAGGGGCAGAGTTGGGATTTTGAGAACTGTTGTGGCGATCAAGCGACTGGACAAGGAAGATAAAGAGTCTGCTAAGGCATTTTGTAGAGAGCTGATGATTTCTAGCTCTCTTCACAACCCAAATGTGACACCTCTTGTGGGGTTTTGCATTGATCCAGAGGAGGGcttgtttttggtttataaGTATGTCTCCGGGGGAAGCTTGGAGCGTCATTTGCACG AGAAAACGAGGGGAGGTAAGGGCTCTGCAACACTTCCTTGGTTTGTAAGGCACAAAGTTGCCATTGGAATTGCTGAGGCAATTGCGTATCTGCATAATGGAACCGAACGATGTATTGTTCACAGAGATATCAAACCCTCAAACATTCTCCTTTCGTCCAAGAAAACCGCCAAG TTATGTGATTTTGGATTAGCCACTTGGACTTCCGCACCTTCCGTTCCCTTCCTTTGCAAAACTGTCAAAGGAACATTTGG TTACTTGGCTCCTGAGTACTTCCAGCATGGGAAAATATCGGATAAAACTGATGTGTATGCTTTTGGAGTGGTCTTGCTGGAATTGATAACCGGAAGGAAGCCAATTGAAGCAAGAAGGCCACAAGGAGAAGAAAACTTGGTTCTCTGG GCAAAACCCCTCTTGTGTAAAGGGAAAGGAGCTATCGAGGAGCTGCTTGATCCACGAATAAAATGCACTTCgagaaattcaaatcaaatagCACGGATGATTGAAGCTGCAGCTGCCTGCATAACGAGTGAAGAATCCCGGAGGCCAAGCATTTGTGAGATAATGGCAATACTGAAAGGCGAAGAAGAACCTAGCGTCTTCAAGAGGAAGAAGCCTAGTTTTCTGGGGAATGGATTGTCGATTGATTGTTATTCTCAATTACAACAAACGAATAGCGAGATGAAGAGTCACCTGGCTTTGGCTATGCTAGGAGTTTCCGAGTTTGAAGATGATGATCATCTTTACGGGCGTTGA
- the LOC137738836 gene encoding polcalcin Bet v 4-like, whose amino-acid sequence MAEEDPKEKVDRERIFKRFDTNGDGKISATELGDALETLGCVQPDEVKSMMAEIDTDGDGFISYQEYLDFALTNRGLIKDIAKIF is encoded by the coding sequence ATGGCAGAAGAAGATCCTAAAGAAAAGGTTGACCGTGAGCGCATTTTCAAGCGGTTTGATACAAATGGCGATGGAAAAATCTCTGCAACTGAGCTAGGAGATGCATTGGAAACCCTAGGCTGCGTTCAACCAGATGAAGTGAAATCTATGATGGCGGAGATTGATACCGACGGTGATGGCTTCATTTCATACCAAGAATATTTAGATTTTGCTCTAACTAACCGTGGTTTAATTAAGGATATTGCCAAAATATTTTAG
- the LOC137740289 gene encoding probable fructokinase-6, chloroplastic, whose protein sequence is MALHATAFCFGGVVSLPRNSVSFSQRSVRASAFSSPPPLSSSSIARLNVQGKAFAGDALPDTKESSLVVCFGEMLIDFVPTSNGLSLAEAPAFKKAAGGAPANVAVGIARLGGSSAFIGKLGEDEFGYMLADILKENNVNNEGMRFDPGARTALAFVTLRSDGEREFMFYRNPSADMLLQEAELDFDLIRKAKILHYGSISLITEPCKSAHIAAAKAAKDAGVVLSYDPNLRRPLWPSAKSAREGILSIWDTADVIKIREEEISFLTGGEDPYDENVVRKLYHPNLKLLLVTEGPDGCGYYTKEFSGRVKGMKVDAVDTTGAGDAFVAGILSQLAVDLSLLQEEDKLRDALLFANACGALTVTERGALPALPTRESVLNVILKCVA, encoded by the exons ATGGCTCTTCATGCTACTGCTTTCTGCTTCGGCGGGGTGGTTTCTTTGCCTCGCAATTCGGTTTCTTTTAGTCAAAGGTCAGTCAGAGCTTCTGCATTTTCTTCCCCACCGCCTCTCAGTTCTTCCTCCATTGCTAGATTGAATGTCCAAG GAAAAGCATTTGCAGGAGATGCACTACCGGACACAAAAGAATCCTCCCTTGTGGTTTGTTTTGGGGAAATGCTGATTGATTTTGTCCCAACGAGTAATGGACTTTCATTGGCTGAAGCACCTGCATTTAAAAAAGCTGCTGGAGGAGCCCCTGCTAATGTTGCAGTTGGCATAGCTCGACTTGGTGGCTCATCAGCTTTTATTGGAAAG CTTGGGGAAGATGAATTTGGATACATGCTTGCTGATATACTAAAGGAGAATAATGTGAACAATGAAGGGATGCGTTTTGATCCCGGTGCACGAACTGCTTTAGCATTTGTTACATTAAGGAGTGATGGGGAACGTGAGTTCATGTTTTATCGTAATCCTAGTGCTGATATGTTGCTTCAAGAAGCTGAActtgattttgatttaattaGGAAG GCAAAAATATTGCATTATGGTTCTATAAGTCTTATCACGGAACCATGCAAGTCGGCTCATATTGCAGCGGCAAAAGCTGCAAAGGACGCTGGTGTAGTTCTGTCCTACGATCCCAACCTCAGGCGTCCACTGTGGCCTTCTGCAAAGAGTGCTAGAGAAGGAATTTTGAGTATATGGGACACTGCTGATGTTATCAAG atAAGGGAAGAAGAGATTTCTTTTCTAACAGGAGGAGAAGATCCATATGATGAAAATGTTGTTCGCAAATTGTACCATCCAAATCTTAAATTACTTCTGGTCACTGAGGGCCCTGATGGTTGTGGGTACTACACCAAG GAGTTCAGTGGAAGAGTCAAGGGTATGAAGGTAGATGCAGTGGACACAACTGGTGCTGGGGACGCATTTGTGGCCGGAATACTATCACAACTAGCTGTTGATCTTTCTTTGCTTCAG GAGGAGGACAAACTGAGAGATGCGCTCCTGTTTGCTAACGCTTGTGGTGCATTGACTGTGACGGAGAGAGGTGCTCTTCCGGCTTTGCCAACTCGAGAATCTGTGTTGAATGTCATTCTCAAGTGTGTCGCCTAG